The following proteins come from a genomic window of Kitasatospora sp. NBC_01246:
- a CDS encoding lysophospholipid acyltransferase family protein — translation MLSRTAALLVPAFGSLRVSADPEAVLAPGSIVAANHTSLADPAIVFAALHRLGARPVVLATAGLWRVPLLGRLLRHEGHIPVHRGTEHAADALDRAADALAAGHLVLIYGEGGLPRRSDSGELAPGPFRSGLARLAGATGAPVVPLGQAGARRLSSGGAVKQFAGLTTAPARRPALHVHLGAPLHLDDDLATATATARRAVTAAWATAARNAAA, via the coding sequence ATGCTCAGCCGAACCGCCGCCCTCCTCGTCCCCGCCTTCGGCTCCCTGCGGGTGAGCGCCGACCCCGAGGCCGTGCTCGCACCCGGGAGCATCGTCGCCGCCAACCACACCTCGCTCGCCGACCCCGCGATCGTGTTCGCCGCCCTGCACCGCCTCGGCGCGCGCCCGGTGGTGCTCGCGACGGCCGGCCTCTGGCGCGTCCCGCTGCTGGGGCGGCTGCTGCGCCACGAGGGGCACATCCCCGTCCACCGCGGCACCGAGCACGCCGCCGACGCCCTGGACCGGGCCGCCGACGCCCTCGCTGCCGGACACCTGGTCCTCATCTACGGCGAGGGCGGCCTGCCGCGCCGTTCCGACTCCGGCGAGCTGGCGCCCGGCCCGTTCCGCAGCGGCCTCGCCCGGCTGGCGGGGGCCACCGGCGCACCGGTGGTCCCGCTCGGCCAGGCGGGCGCCCGCCGCCTGAGCTCCGGCGGCGCGGTCAAGCAGTTCGCCGGCCTCACCACCGCCCCGGCGCGCCGCCCGGCCCTGCACGTCCACCTCGGCGCCCCACTGCACCTGGACGACGACCTCGCCACCGCGACCGCGACCGCCCGCCGCGCCGTCACGGCCGCCTGGGCCACCGCCGCCCGCAACGCCGCCGCCTGA
- a CDS encoding winged helix-turn-helix transcriptional regulator, which yields MSEMAWAADGTTDPVRACPIGPVVDLVFSRWTTPVLWTLHAHGRQRYVELQRRVADISPKVLTQRLRQLERDGLVRRTYHAEVPPRVEYEITELGDSLAPLFATLADWSAANLDRVAQAREEYDSAPPR from the coding sequence ATGAGCGAGATGGCCTGGGCGGCGGACGGAACGACCGATCCGGTGCGGGCGTGCCCGATCGGCCCGGTGGTCGACCTCGTGTTCAGCCGCTGGACCACCCCGGTGCTGTGGACGCTCCATGCGCACGGCCGCCAGCGCTACGTCGAACTGCAGCGGCGGGTGGCGGACATCAGCCCCAAGGTGCTCACCCAGCGGCTGCGCCAGCTGGAACGCGACGGGCTGGTCCGGCGGACGTACCACGCCGAAGTGCCGCCCCGCGTCGAGTACGAGATCACCGAACTCGGTGACAGTCTCGCCCCGCTCTTCGCCACCCTCGCCGACTGGTCCGCCGCCAATCTGGACCGCGTCGCGCAGGCCCGCGAGGAGTACGACAGCGCGCCGCCGCGCTGA
- a CDS encoding STM4015 family protein → MHAYQHQREFHGLPVVEFSGEAGATGDRPAPGAAAWRLAVPYGAGTGFDALWNTFLDTVDPDEVRALLIGPWWTDGYGPVTDALARVVGDAGRLPALEALFVADVTSEECEISWLEMSDVTVVAAAFPRLTELVVRGGGGLALAPFRHDRLKALRFEAGGLPGTVVRAVAGSELPALERLELWLGVDEYGGDSTIDDLAPLLDGARLPALRHLALANSEYQDEIAAAVAHAPVVAQLEVLDLSMGVLSDEGAAALLEGQPLTHLRLLDLHHHYLSEELQQRLREALPGVELDLDEAEAEYEDDPEDRYVAVAE, encoded by the coding sequence ATGCACGCCTACCAGCACCAGCGGGAGTTCCACGGGCTCCCCGTGGTGGAGTTCTCCGGCGAGGCCGGTGCCACGGGTGACCGGCCGGCGCCGGGCGCCGCCGCGTGGCGGCTCGCCGTGCCCTACGGCGCGGGAACCGGCTTCGACGCGCTCTGGAACACCTTCCTCGACACGGTGGACCCGGACGAGGTCCGGGCGCTGCTGATCGGCCCCTGGTGGACGGACGGCTACGGGCCGGTGACCGACGCCCTGGCCCGGGTCGTCGGTGACGCCGGGCGGCTCCCCGCCCTCGAAGCGCTCTTCGTCGCCGACGTGACGTCCGAGGAGTGCGAGATCTCCTGGCTGGAGATGTCCGACGTCACCGTGGTGGCGGCGGCCTTCCCCCGGCTCACCGAGCTGGTGGTGCGCGGTGGCGGCGGGCTGGCGCTCGCGCCGTTCCGGCACGACCGGCTGAAGGCCCTGCGGTTCGAGGCGGGCGGGCTGCCCGGCACGGTGGTGCGGGCCGTGGCCGGCTCCGAACTGCCCGCCCTGGAGCGGCTGGAGCTCTGGCTCGGGGTGGACGAGTACGGCGGCGACTCGACCATAGACGACCTGGCGCCCCTCCTCGACGGCGCCCGGCTCCCGGCCCTGCGCCACCTCGCCCTGGCCAACAGCGAGTACCAGGACGAGATCGCCGCCGCCGTCGCGCACGCGCCGGTCGTGGCGCAGTTGGAGGTGCTCGACCTCTCGATGGGCGTGCTGTCCGACGAGGGCGCCGCCGCCCTGCTGGAGGGCCAGCCGCTGACCCATCTTCGGCTGCTCGACCTGCACCACCACTACCTCTCCGAGGAGCTCCAGCAGCGGCTGCGCGAAGCCCTGCCGGGGGTGGAGCTCGACCTCGACGAGGCCGAGGCGGAGTACGAGGACGACCCCGAGGACCGCTACGTCGCGGTCGCCGAGTAG
- a CDS encoding STM4015 family protein — MTVGKHIEEFHGLPVLDFVQAVEDGTGLPEAAAVAWKVGIEFDSPTSFVERWQQFLDAVDTERVTAVVVGEWSSDGPESFTGPLAAILAAADRLPALRALFIGDITYEENEISWINMVDVTPVLTTYPLLDELVVRGAAGSMVEDDGIALQALRHEHLKALRFESGGLPAAVLRAVASSDFPALERLEFWLGVENYGGDSSLDDLAPFLDGARFPALRHLGLQNSEIQDEIAAAVAHAPVVARLDSLNLSMGVLTDQGATALLEGQPLTHLRALDLHHHYLTDALQERLRAALPEVAVDLSEAGSPDDRWRYVAVAE; from the coding sequence ATGACGGTCGGCAAGCACATCGAAGAGTTCCACGGCCTCCCGGTCCTCGACTTCGTCCAGGCGGTCGAGGACGGCACCGGCCTGCCCGAGGCGGCGGCGGTCGCCTGGAAGGTCGGCATCGAGTTCGACTCGCCGACGTCGTTCGTCGAGCGCTGGCAGCAGTTCCTCGACGCGGTCGACACCGAGCGGGTCACCGCCGTGGTGGTCGGCGAGTGGTCCTCCGACGGGCCGGAGAGCTTCACCGGGCCGCTGGCCGCGATCCTCGCCGCCGCCGACCGGCTGCCGGCCCTGCGCGCCCTGTTCATCGGCGACATCACGTACGAGGAGAACGAGATCTCCTGGATCAACATGGTCGACGTGACGCCGGTGCTGACGACGTACCCGCTGCTCGACGAGCTGGTGGTGCGCGGCGCCGCGGGCTCCATGGTCGAGGACGACGGGATCGCCCTCCAGGCGCTGCGTCACGAGCACCTGAAGGCCCTGCGGTTCGAGTCGGGCGGTCTGCCCGCCGCGGTGCTGCGGGCGGTCGCGTCCAGCGACTTCCCCGCGCTGGAGCGGCTGGAGTTCTGGCTCGGGGTCGAGAACTACGGCGGCGACTCCTCCCTCGACGACCTGGCGCCCTTCCTCGACGGCGCCCGGTTCCCGGCGCTGCGCCACCTCGGCCTGCAGAACAGCGAGATCCAGGACGAGATCGCCGCCGCCGTCGCGCACGCCCCGGTCGTCGCCCGGCTCGACTCGCTCAACCTCTCGATGGGCGTCCTGACCGACCAGGGCGCCACCGCCCTGCTGGAGGGCCAGCCGCTCACCCATCTGCGGGCCCTCGACCTGCACCACCACTACCTCACCGACGCGCTCCAGGAACGGCTCCGGGCGGCCCTGCCCGAGGTGGCCGTCGACCTCTCCGAGGCCGGGAGCCCGGACGACCGGTGGCGCTACGTCGCGGTCGCCGAATAA
- a CDS encoding SDR family oxidoreductase yields MIVVTGATGNVGRPLVQALAAAGEQVTAVSRRPADATLPDGVRHHRADLADAESLRTALDGAEALFLLLSGELLTGGESPAALVDVARSAGVRHVVLLSSQILGTRPVPPSHARLGAFEQAVRESGLDWTILRPSGFHSNAFAWAEPVRTGGTVPAPFGDVALPTVDPADLAAVAAVVLRGDGQHHGGTYVLTGPAPVSPREQAAALGEATGAPLAFVELSREAARAHLLAFMPEHVADGTLDILGAPTDAERQVSPDVERLLGRPAGTFADWARRNAAAFHRTSPAE; encoded by the coding sequence ATGATCGTGGTGACGGGTGCGACGGGCAATGTCGGACGACCGCTGGTGCAGGCGCTGGCGGCGGCGGGCGAGCAGGTGACGGCGGTGTCCCGGCGGCCGGCGGACGCCACCCTGCCGGACGGCGTGCGACACCACCGCGCCGACCTCGCGGACGCGGAGAGCCTGCGGACCGCCCTGGACGGCGCCGAGGCGCTGTTCCTCCTCCTCTCCGGCGAGCTGCTGACGGGCGGTGAGAGCCCGGCCGCGCTGGTCGACGTGGCCAGGTCCGCGGGTGTGCGGCACGTGGTGCTGCTCTCCTCCCAGATCCTGGGCACCCGGCCGGTGCCGCCCTCGCACGCCCGGCTGGGGGCCTTCGAGCAGGCCGTCCGGGAGTCCGGGCTCGACTGGACGATCCTGCGGCCGAGCGGCTTCCACTCCAACGCCTTCGCCTGGGCGGAGCCGGTCCGCACCGGCGGGACGGTGCCGGCACCGTTCGGCGATGTGGCCCTGCCGACCGTGGACCCGGCGGACCTCGCCGCCGTGGCGGCCGTCGTGCTGCGCGGCGACGGGCAGCACCACGGCGGGACGTACGTGCTGACCGGGCCCGCGCCGGTCTCCCCGCGCGAGCAGGCCGCCGCCCTCGGGGAGGCGACCGGCGCGCCGCTCGCCTTCGTCGAGCTGAGCCGCGAGGCCGCCCGGGCGCACCTCCTGGCCTTCATGCCGGAGCACGTGGCCGACGGCACGCTCGACATCCTCGGCGCACCGACCGACGCCGAACGGCAGGTCAGCCCGGACGTGGAACGCCTGCTCGGCCGCCCCGCCGGCACCTTCGCCGACTGGGCCCGGCGCAACGCCGCCGCCTTCCACCGGACGAGCCCCGCCGAGTGA
- a CDS encoding DUF6745 domain-containing protein — protein MVTEQTVGPAEVTARWRACAAATGAADRVAVERAVRAAYRAAGLAEPAEVRWFGSPPAAAQAALELRAAGAVSVREAVRTLPWEAARRRAVERVGPAGWAPLWSLTGGEIGPVTNALAGRIRDAVLDRLAPEPDLDEVDQPEADVARARRTAVRLALLDAVRGQHDAPWFAAFEAAGVLAGAPAERAGIDALAEVAGEAGWWWPYEGVALVSERPVALHRDEAGRLDRADGPALGFADGFALHAWRGMPVPADFLSGLGGVTVERIRTEENAELRRVLLEHYGYERYLADSGAEPLHRDETGVLWRIQLPDDEAVVMVEVVNSTAEPDGTFRTYWLRVPPSTRTARAGVAWTFGIPEAEYHPRRET, from the coding sequence ATGGTGACGGAGCAGACGGTCGGGCCGGCCGAGGTGACGGCCCGCTGGCGGGCGTGCGCGGCGGCCACCGGGGCGGCCGACCGGGTCGCGGTCGAGCGCGCGGTGCGGGCCGCCTACCGGGCGGCCGGGCTGGCCGAGCCGGCCGAGGTCCGCTGGTTCGGCTCGCCGCCGGCGGCGGCGCAGGCGGCCCTGGAGCTGCGGGCCGCCGGCGCGGTGAGCGTCCGCGAGGCCGTGCGGACGCTGCCGTGGGAGGCCGCCAGGCGGCGGGCCGTGGAGCGGGTCGGGCCGGCCGGGTGGGCGCCTCTCTGGTCGCTGACCGGCGGTGAGATCGGCCCGGTGACCAACGCGCTGGCCGGGCGGATCCGCGACGCGGTGCTCGACCGGCTCGCCCCCGAGCCCGACCTCGACGAGGTCGACCAGCCCGAGGCCGACGTGGCCCGCGCCCGTCGCACCGCCGTCCGGCTGGCGCTGCTGGACGCCGTCCGGGGCCAGCACGACGCGCCGTGGTTCGCCGCCTTCGAGGCGGCCGGCGTGCTCGCCGGTGCACCGGCGGAGCGGGCCGGGATCGACGCGCTGGCCGAGGTCGCGGGCGAGGCCGGCTGGTGGTGGCCGTACGAGGGCGTGGCCCTGGTCAGCGAGCGACCGGTCGCGCTGCACCGCGACGAGGCGGGCCGGCTCGACCGGGCCGACGGCCCGGCCCTGGGCTTCGCCGACGGCTTCGCCCTGCACGCCTGGCGCGGCATGCCCGTCCCGGCCGACTTCCTGTCCGGCCTCGGCGGCGTCACGGTCGAGCGGATCCGGACGGAGGAGAACGCCGAGCTGCGCCGCGTCCTACTGGAGCACTACGGCTACGAGCGGTACCTGGCGGACTCCGGCGCCGAGCCGCTGCACCGCGACGAGACCGGTGTGCTCTGGCGGATCCAACTCCCGGACGACGAGGCGGTGGTGATGGTCGAGGTGGTCAACTCCACCGCCGAGCCGGACGGCACCTTCCGCACCTACTGGCTGCGGGTCCCGCCGAGCACCCGTACGGCCCGGGCCGGGGTCGCCTGGACCTTCGGCATACCCGAGGCGGAGTACCACCCCCGGCGCGAGACCTGA
- a CDS encoding MepB family protein translates to MATNDEHPAGPRAGRPEPWSDTDQVPGDLRAAKALVYDPCGFTCTRPVPEAESADYAAHAFTLDGRPVRFRAARTTPAKAGQFVTVWKRSPGGPIQPFDATDPVDLFVIGTRDGRHAGQFVLPMDALRRHGVVAVGGSGGKRAFRVYPPWATTTNRQAGSAQAWQLEHFLHLTEGGPVDLARARELYRR, encoded by the coding sequence ATGGCGACGAACGACGAGCACCCGGCCGGTCCCCGCGCGGGCCGCCCCGAACCGTGGTCGGACACCGACCAGGTCCCCGGCGATCTCCGTGCGGCGAAGGCACTCGTCTACGACCCCTGCGGGTTCACCTGCACCCGGCCGGTCCCCGAGGCCGAGAGCGCCGACTACGCCGCCCACGCCTTCACCCTGGACGGCCGCCCGGTCCGCTTCCGCGCGGCCAGGACGACCCCCGCCAAGGCCGGCCAGTTCGTCACGGTCTGGAAGAGGTCCCCGGGCGGGCCCATCCAGCCCTTCGACGCCACCGACCCCGTCGACCTCTTCGTCATCGGCACCCGCGACGGTCGCCACGCCGGCCAGTTCGTCCTGCCCATGGACGCCCTCCGCCGGCACGGTGTCGTCGCGGTGGGCGGTTCCGGCGGGAAGCGGGCCTTCCGCGTCTACCCGCCCTGGGCGACCACCACCAACCGGCAGGCCGGCAGCGCGCAGGCGTGGCAGCTGGAGCACTTCCTGCACCTGACCGAGGGCGGGCCCGTCGACCTCGCCCGGGCCCGGGAGCTCTACCGGCGGTAG
- a CDS encoding bifunctional phosphatase PAP2/diacylglycerol kinase family protein, translated as MFDRVALARLRHAQPWLRRLSRAADHGVLWMGTAAVLGAVGGRAGRRAALRGVGSLAMASAVANIAAKQLTRRPRPLLDQVPVVRQLLRQPVTSSFPSGHSASAAAFATAVAIEAPLLGVVVAPVAAAVGASRIYTGAHYPGDVLAGFALGSGLAALTLRWWPRTNDRPPLAGPPPRPAPALTEGAGLSVVVNSGSGSGALLADGPEDTAAVLRTLLPRAQVRVCGPDDDLPALLAEAADRAAADGGALGVCGGDGSVNLAASLAVERDLPLAVFPGGTLNHFALDLGIESLEATAGAVEAGSACGVDLGLAVDDTERRIFLNTFSLGVYPELVRLRESLEGRLGKWPALAVAVARALGSAEPVTVEAGGRSRRLWLLFAGNGAYDPPGFAPTRRTGLADGLLDIRVVDGGSPFARTRLAAAFLSGTLSRSRVYHSARLTGLGLDSLGDADRIAVDGESLPAAGALRLGKAPNALTVYRPAPS; from the coding sequence TTGTTCGACCGAGTGGCGCTGGCGCGCCTGCGCCATGCCCAGCCGTGGCTACGGCGCTTGAGCCGGGCCGCGGACCACGGGGTGCTCTGGATGGGCACGGCCGCCGTGCTGGGGGCGGTCGGCGGCCGGGCCGGGCGGCGGGCGGCGCTGCGCGGGGTCGGGTCGCTGGCGATGGCCTCGGCCGTGGCCAACATCGCCGCCAAGCAGCTGACCCGCCGTCCGCGCCCGTTGCTGGACCAGGTGCCGGTAGTGCGGCAGTTGCTGCGGCAACCGGTGACGAGTTCGTTCCCGTCCGGCCACTCCGCCTCGGCCGCCGCGTTCGCGACGGCCGTGGCGATCGAGGCGCCGCTGCTGGGCGTCGTGGTGGCGCCGGTGGCGGCCGCCGTCGGGGCGTCCCGGATCTACACCGGCGCGCACTACCCCGGTGACGTGCTGGCCGGGTTCGCGCTGGGTTCGGGGCTGGCGGCCCTGACGCTTCGCTGGTGGCCCCGGACGAACGACCGGCCGCCGCTCGCCGGCCCGCCGCCCCGGCCGGCGCCGGCGCTGACCGAGGGGGCCGGGCTCTCGGTGGTGGTCAACAGCGGTTCGGGGAGCGGGGCGTTGCTCGCCGACGGCCCGGAGGACACCGCGGCCGTCCTGCGCACGCTGCTGCCGCGTGCGCAGGTGCGGGTCTGCGGACCGGACGACGACCTGCCCGCCCTGCTCGCCGAGGCGGCCGACCGGGCGGCGGCGGACGGCGGCGCGCTCGGGGTCTGCGGCGGCGACGGCAGTGTCAACCTGGCCGCCTCCCTGGCGGTCGAGCGCGACCTGCCGCTGGCCGTCTTCCCCGGTGGCACGCTCAACCACTTCGCGCTGGACCTCGGGATCGAGTCGCTGGAGGCGACGGCGGGCGCCGTGGAGGCCGGCTCCGCCTGCGGGGTCGACCTGGGCCTGGCCGTCGACGACACCGAGCGGCGGATCTTCCTGAACACCTTCAGTCTCGGCGTTTACCCCGAACTGGTCCGGCTCCGCGAGTCGTTGGAGGGCCGGCTGGGCAAGTGGCCGGCCCTGGCGGTGGCCGTCGCCCGGGCGCTGGGAAGTGCCGAACCGGTCACCGTCGAGGCCGGCGGACGCAGCCGGCGGCTCTGGCTGCTGTTCGCGGGCAACGGCGCCTACGACCCGCCGGGCTTCGCCCCCACCCGGCGGACCGGCCTGGCCGACGGCCTGCTGGACATCCGCGTGGTGGACGGCGGCAGCCCGTTCGCCCGGACCAGGCTGGCGGCGGCCTTCCTCTCCGGCACGCTGTCGCGTTCGCGGGTCTACCACTCGGCCCGGCTGACCGGCCTGGGCCTCGACTCGCTCGGCGACGCCGACCGGATCGCGGTGGACGGCGAGAGCCTGCCGGCGGCCGGTGCCCTGCGGCTGGGCAAGGCGCCGAACGCCCTGACGGTGTACCGCCCCGCGCCCTCGTAG
- a CDS encoding PE-PGRS family protein, protein MADPAARAAGGETPEERAAVWAAVAAGGDQVGVDDRLADAWAVGLALNPATPPEVVVGLLARTAVMPWPGLPAAVVEAAVGHPDWAVRCGLAEYRSDLTGSQWARLLDEPDGRRRWLLTWMAADRRVALPGGVLRRLTADPSARVRAEAARLPGIEGRTAAALAADPEAAVRAVACRYGWPHLDGAARRALLADPVRKVGMEALLNLHREHPMPRSVFGAASPGASGAPDGFGERAVESCRLVRDLAEELVGDGDPARRRALARNPYLDHDLVDRLADDPDGSVRFEVSVRPELTEERRARVRIDLDGGIHRPTLAWVTALHGDPDAMRRLAGSSHPLVRRSVARAGHLPPDVLALLARDEDRVVRLFLAESCDDAPAELLLDVWLWWTGSLSVPDRPHGHPNFPRAGLLRYADDPNPRLRRLAPDDPESTAELVERLGWDTAEEVRCRVASDPRLSAASAVRLLDDPGSGVRHAAARNPRLPAAVLVALLREPDTAAVAAGNPGLPVQVLRALGRRAGTPVRPEG, encoded by the coding sequence GTGGCTGATCCGGCGGCCCGGGCGGCCGGGGGTGAGACGCCCGAGGAGCGGGCCGCCGTGTGGGCGGCCGTCGCGGCGGGGGGTGACCAGGTCGGGGTGGACGACCGACTGGCCGATGCCTGGGCGGTCGGGCTGGCCCTCAATCCCGCCACCCCGCCCGAGGTCGTGGTGGGACTGCTGGCCCGGACGGCGGTGATGCCCTGGCCGGGGCTGCCCGCGGCCGTGGTCGAGGCGGCCGTGGGTCACCCGGACTGGGCCGTGCGGTGTGGCCTTGCGGAGTACCGGTCCGACCTCACGGGCAGCCAGTGGGCGCGCCTGCTCGACGAGCCGGACGGCCGGCGCCGGTGGCTGCTGACCTGGATGGCGGCGGACCGGCGGGTCGCGCTACCGGGCGGCGTGCTCCGGCGGCTCACCGCCGACCCGTCGGCGAGGGTCCGGGCCGAGGCGGCCCGCCTCCCCGGGATCGAGGGTCGGACGGCCGCCGCGCTGGCCGCCGACCCCGAGGCGGCGGTGCGTGCGGTCGCCTGTCGGTACGGCTGGCCGCACCTCGACGGCGCGGCCCGGCGTGCGCTGCTCGCCGATCCCGTCCGCAAGGTCGGGATGGAGGCCCTGCTGAACCTGCACCGCGAGCACCCGATGCCGCGGTCGGTGTTCGGCGCCGCGAGCCCCGGGGCGTCCGGGGCGCCCGACGGTTTCGGGGAGCGCGCGGTGGAGTCCTGCCGGCTGGTGCGCGACCTCGCCGAGGAGTTGGTCGGCGACGGTGATCCGGCCCGGCGCCGTGCGCTCGCCCGCAACCCCTACCTCGACCACGACCTGGTCGACCGGCTCGCCGACGACCCGGACGGGAGTGTCCGCTTCGAGGTGTCGGTCCGGCCCGAGCTCACCGAGGAGCGGCGCGCACGGGTCCGCATCGACCTCGACGGGGGCATTCACCGCCCGACCCTCGCGTGGGTCACGGCGCTCCACGGTGACCCCGACGCGATGCGCCGCCTGGCGGGCTCCTCCCATCCGCTGGTCCGGCGGAGCGTGGCCCGCGCCGGGCACCTGCCACCGGACGTGCTGGCGCTGCTGGCCCGGGACGAGGACCGGGTCGTGCGGCTGTTCCTCGCCGAGTCCTGCGACGACGCGCCGGCCGAGCTGCTGCTGGACGTGTGGCTGTGGTGGACCGGCAGCCTCAGCGTGCCCGACCGGCCTCACGGCCACCCGAACTTCCCCCGGGCGGGCCTCCTGCGGTACGCCGACGACCCGAACCCGCGGCTGCGCCGGCTCGCCCCCGACGATCCGGAGTCGACGGCCGAGCTGGTCGAGCGGCTCGGTTGGGACACCGCCGAGGAGGTGCGGTGCCGGGTCGCGTCGGACCCGCGGCTCTCCGCGGCGTCGGCGGTCCGGCTGCTCGACGACCCGGGGTCGGGGGTCCGTCATGCCGCCGCCCGCAATCCCCGGCTGCCCGCCGCCGTCCTGGTCGCCCTGCTGCGCGAGCCCGACACCGCGGCGGTCGCGGCCGGGAACCCCGGCCTGCCGGTCCAGGTGCTGCGCGCACTGGGCCGGCGGGCCGGGACGCCGGTCCGGCCGGAGGGCTGA
- a CDS encoding class I SAM-dependent methyltransferase has protein sequence MSRTFEELIAEAEAVSVDGWDFSWLDGRATEQRPSWGYQRLLGERLAAASAALDIQTGGGEVLAGAGPLPPAMVATESWPPNVARATGLLHPLGAIVVADPDEPPLPFADGAFDLVTSRHPATVWWAEIARVLRPGGTYFAQHVGPASVFELVEYFLGPQPEARLARHPDTESADARAAGLEVTDLRSERLRMEFFDIGAVVYFLRKVIWMVPGFTVAAHRDRLHDLDRQIRAEGSFVAYSARFLIEARKPL, from the coding sequence ATGTCGCGTACGTTCGAAGAGCTGATCGCCGAGGCCGAGGCCGTGTCCGTCGATGGCTGGGACTTCTCCTGGCTGGACGGGCGGGCCACCGAGCAGCGCCCCTCCTGGGGCTACCAACGCCTGCTGGGGGAGCGGCTGGCGGCGGCCTCGGCGGCGCTGGACATCCAGACGGGCGGCGGCGAGGTGCTGGCCGGCGCCGGTCCCCTGCCGCCCGCGATGGTCGCCACCGAGTCGTGGCCGCCCAACGTGGCCCGGGCGACCGGGCTGCTGCACCCGCTGGGAGCGATCGTGGTCGCGGACCCGGACGAACCCCCGCTGCCCTTCGCCGACGGGGCGTTCGACCTGGTGACCAGCCGTCACCCGGCGACGGTCTGGTGGGCGGAGATCGCCCGCGTGCTGCGGCCCGGTGGTACGTACTTCGCGCAGCACGTCGGCCCGGCCTCGGTGTTCGAGCTGGTCGAGTACTTCCTCGGCCCGCAGCCGGAGGCCCGCCTGGCGCGGCACCCCGACACCGAGAGCGCCGACGCCCGGGCCGCCGGGCTGGAGGTGACGGACCTGCGGTCCGAGCGGCTGCGGATGGAGTTCTTCGACATCGGCGCGGTCGTGTACTTCCTCCGGAAGGTGATCTGGATGGTGCCCGGCTTCACGGTCGCCGCCCATCGCGACCGGCTCCACGACCTGGACCGGCAGATCCGCGCCGAGGGTTCGTTCGTCGCCTACTCCGCACGCTTCCTCATCGAGGCCCGCAAACCGCTGTGA